Part of the Spinacia oleracea cultivar Varoflay chromosome 5, BTI_SOV_V1, whole genome shotgun sequence genome, GTAAGAAAATTGCTTGTTCATTCAATGTGTCTCTGTACCTTCTATGAATATATTGCAGTAGCCATTTGGTGTTATAAGATTTTGGTAAATGATGCCTGAAGATGAGAATTATCTCTTCTTGCAGATAGGAATATTCTGCATGCCGCCCTCATCAATCATACCTCTGCACAATCATCCCGGTATGACTGTGTTAAGCAAGCTATTATACGGCTCTTTACATGTAAAGTCATATGATTGGGTTGACATGCCTGAGCTCCCTGAGTCATGCCGAGGTAATTCTCCATCTTGTTAATGTAATTGCAGATTTCAGAATCCATCTTATGTATGAACGTAATTGTACGTTtgatttctttatttatttttggatgGCATTTCTGGTATATACTCTCCGCGACTTAAGAAGTTTACTACCTTTTGTATCAGTTTTGTTGGGTGGTGATGTGTTTTCACCACTTTGGAAATTTCATTTTACTTATATTGGGGGCTTGCTCTATATAGATTATTTCTTCAGTTGTGCAGACAAGTTTTGATCACAATTTCCTGCCTCTAGCTCTTGATTTCCATTATGATTATGTATAAGACGTTAGCCCCTAAGTTTGGTGTTTAGTTGTGAAGATTTAggaagaatttgaaaattatcaGGTATGTGAGGAGTATGTCATAATGTTCAGGCAACTGAACGTCAATTTCTAAGATTGGTATTATCAGTCTGTATGATTACGTACGTCAGTGAATGTTGTCAGTTCAGCAAGGAAAAAAAGGGAGCTGAAATAAGAACGCGGGATATGTCAATTTCAGTAACATGAAGGAAACTCGAGGGGGGAGGGAGGGGGGGTGGCAGTGTTACCGAATACGTGGAACGCGTACGCAATCGCTACCTAATTATGTTAAATTATCCCAATATTGTTCCACAGTACGAGGACGCTGTTCCCAATACGCAATTCATGGGGGGAACTGGTGTACTAGGTAACCCTGTGGGAAGGGTTCAGCCAGTTCAGGAAAATAAATGGAGTTTTGAGGGTAACTGAGAGATGGTGAAAACATGCTGATGGAGTTTGTGTTTGTTGATAATATCTCCAATAAAACCTTAAGTTTTTGTCGTCTACTTTCTCCACCCATCCCCTGTTCTATCTTACATTTCAGTTCATAAAACAACACTTCATTGTGTTGACATAGTGATTTTGTTGTGTTCACTTTCTTCATTCTGCTAATAAGTTGCATTTGGATTGTTTTACTTGAGAGAAAGTTGAGTTCATATAGTTGACTTAAATGCATCTTTGATGCAAATTGCACTCTTAGCTAACACTGCCTTAAGGCTTTAACTTCATTTTTTCTTTGGAACTGATAGCTAGACCTGCCAaattggcaagagattgtgaaaTGAGAGCTCCTTGCAGTTCAACGGTTTTGTATCCAACAAAAGGTGGGAACATCCACTGTTTCAAAGCCATAACGCCCTGTGCCATCTTTGACATACTTACCCCTCCATACTCTGCGGAGGATGGGCGACACTGCTCTTATTTCAGAAGAGTTCCTAGTAAAGGCTTGCCTGGTATTTGATCTTTTCATCGATCATGTCTTTGATACTTACTACTCTTGTTTATCATTGCTTATTGTTGATCCCTTTATCCACGACTTGTGTTAGATGATATTGGCGAACAACTAGAAGGTGTAAATCTCGACGAAATTGTATGGTTAGAAGAGACTCCACCTGCAGAGAACTTTGTGGTTTTGCGTGGGCAGTATAAAGGCCCTTTGGTGAAGAAACCTTAGGATTTTATGGGGTCGTTATGTACAATATCATTGAACAGACGAGCGCTGAACAACATGGAGATGGCCATTTCAGGTTATTGAAGGATTTCTCACGCTGCTAGTTGTAGTAATAATTGCTCTGAGAAGCCGAGAAGAGAGTCTGAAATATTGGAGAGGGGTTAACTTGTACATATGGATGGATTTTCACTTGGATCTATGACACTCATTTGTCACAGGTGATAGCTTGAGAGTCTGCTTTAACATGTTAAATCCACATATTACCTTGTTCATTATCTGTATTTTCCGCCACTATTTATCCTTATAAACTTTGAAATTACGTTACCCTTCTGTTTCTTTCATAGGGGCTTATATCACTAAATTGGGTGGAATTACACTTCTTTTATCGTCTCCCCCCTAcccccccttttttttcttttatcggATAGTAATGAAAGTTTATGAAGAAATAAACATATTTGAAGATCCTATTACggattaaaaaaaatcttatttacTATTAAAGGAAACTAATCTGTATTGATTCTCAAGGGACACAGCATTTTTTTCATTGCTTTGCTTGTACCTATTCCAAAATATCATAACGACTTCCAAACTTGTTCTTTCCTTAAATAATTTCTTGGTGCAGAGAATGATACAAATAGTACTTTTgtcaataaataatttcaatctAGAATAAATGGTAACCATTTTTACAGCACATCAGGAAATTATACTTACAGGAAAGAACATAAACTCAGAAAAATACATCGAGATTCTCTGACCTGATGATCAACTCCAGTTTATTCAGGCGTAACTGAAAACTATTACACCTCATGAATCATGATAAAAACCTTGCCAACttataaatataaaatcatTCTATCACAGCTGTTCTTCATAACCAAAACAGTAAGTCTGTATAAGATGGTTCGCAACAAATCCACTTGTTGGAACTAAC contains:
- the LOC110793940 gene encoding plant cysteine oxidase 5 — encoded protein: MPVLKKIYNACKDSFTPTGPISEEALEKVRAILDDLKPANVGLEQEAVAAQKWKPLNGSNGRKGRNGSQQQYPPPIKYLHIHECEKFSIGIFCMPPSSIIPLHNHPGMTVLSKLLYGSLHVKSYDWVDMPELPESCRARPAKLARDCEMRAPCSSTVLYPTKGGNIHCFKAITPCAIFDILTPPYSAEDGRHCSYFRRVPSKGLPDDIGEQLEGVNLDEIVWLEETPPAENFVVLRGQYKGPLVKKP